The sequence TCAGGCCTCGGCATTCCAATCGGCAGAAGCAAACAAAGGCCCGTAGCTCAGTTGGTAGAGCAGCTGACTCTTAATCAGCGGGTCGGGGGTTCGAACCCCTCCGGGCCTACAGGAAGCCTGCTAGGTGTCTTGAATGACAACCCAGCGGGCTTTTTCTTTGTCCTATCGGCAGTTCTCTTCGTGCACGATCTCCTCTGTTGTAACGGTTGATGCCGCACTGTTGGCACACCTGATGAGCGAGGGCTTTTCTACCCCGGGCTGCCAATCCCTGCCCTCAACCGTAAAGCGCTCAGGGAGCATCCGCGGAGCGGCGGACGGCTATTGCGCCACAGCCCAGCGCAACGACCGGCAGCAGGATCACGAAGAAGAGGACCGACCCGGCGTAGTAGGAGAGGCCCACGGCCCGGCAGCACAACAGGAGCGCACGCACCAGCGCGTAGGAGCGCGCCATCCACCCGACGATACCCTCGCCTTCAGGCGCAAACGCGATACGCTGGGTACCGGCAGCCGAAGCCACTGTGCCCGTGTGCAGCGTAAAGCCTACGTCCACGGCGATAATGCCCAGAGACCGCACGGCCGGCGAGGCCCCAAAGGAGAAAGCGTATGCCATCGGTCATTATGGGAGCGGCTGAAGCGAATTTGACTACACACAGCCATGAACTGCGTAGGTTTAGCAACTGATCGATGATCGGTCATTCTTGTCATGGATGTAAGTACAACGTTCCAAAAGTTGACAACCCTTACTCTGTGCTTTACATTCTACACTGAAGTCTATTCTCTGAGTTAGCAAATCTTTGCATGCCCACGTCCAACTCATCTCCCCGCCGCTCTGACACCCTCGATACTGATGCGCTCCTGGACTATCTGCATACGGCGCCGGTACGCTTAGCTGTTTTCGGAGAGTTCAGCGCAGGAAAAACGACGGTGCTCAACGCGCTCATTGGGGAAGAAATCTTGTCCGTTGCCGTCGACCCCACGACGGCCGTCCCCACACGCATCCGCTTTGGACGAGAGTTCAACATTTTCATCGACCGGACGGGCGGCGAGCAACTTGTGCTGTTTGAAGATGACCCGCCGTTCTGGACGCGGTTCGTGGGCCGCCGCGATACGCTCAACACGCTTCAAAAGCAGAAGGGCACGATTCAGGACTTCCTTCGCATGTGGACGAAAGAAGGCGAACGTGCGAACGAGGTAGAGCGCGTCATCATCGAGATTCCACTCGATTGGCTCAAACAGGGCATCGAACTGGTCGACACGCCCGGCGTCAACAACGAGTTTACGCGCCACCAGGGCTTTACCGAGCAGGAAGCCCGCACCGCCGACATCGCGCTGCTCTTGATGGACGCACGGCAGGGCGGCGGCAAGCGCACCGAGTTCGAGTTCATGAACGAGGTGCAGAAGCAGGTGCAACGCTGCATTGTTGCCCCAAACAAGATGGACCTTGTGGAGGCCGATGAGCGCGAGGAGTTCATCGAGTACATCCAAGATATCGCCCTGCCGCAGCACTGGGACGGCGCTGTGGTGCCGCCGGTGATCGGCATCTCTGCGTTGGCGTCGCTGCACCCGCAGGCGCATGACGAGCCTGACTTGCAGGCGGCTTTTGAAGATCTCACTACGCGCCTGGAGCACATGGCGGAAGAAGAGCGGGGCAAGCTCCTGTTGTCCCGAAAGGACAACCCCGAGAAAGCCTTGTTTGCAGAGGCCCGCACCTTGGAAGGCAACAATCGCTACGACCGCGCCCACCGCATCTACTTCGACCTGCTCGATATCCTAGAGGCCGCTGGTCTCGACCCAACGCCTGCCGAGGAAGGCATTCGCCGGTGCGAGACGCATCTCTCCTCGCAAGTCGATACACTAGACGAGCTCAACGCGCAATACAACGCGGCAATGGCACGTGCGGAAGACGATCCCGATGCCGCATTGGAGCAGTTAAAAGCCATTCGCGCCGAAAAGTCGGGCCTGGCCCTGGACGATGGCGACCTCGATGCGTCGATTGAAGCGCTGGCGGCACGCATCGACCGGCGGGATGAGGCGCGTGCCGAGATCTCGCGGCTTTGCACGCAGGTGGAGCAGCACCGAGACAACGAGGCGTGGATTGATGCAGCAAAAATTTCTGAGAAGCTACCCACACTCATTGAACCAGCCGAACTATCGGCAAAAAAGGCGGAGTCGGTCCGTTCCTATGTCGCGAAGCAGAAAGACGAACGCGACGCCTGGGCAACACGTGAATGGAAAGAGGTGAAAGCAGACATCGAGGCGTGCCTTGAGGCCGATCGCTACATTGACGCCGAACAGCACCTGGCGGCTCTTCAGTATGTCGCACCTTACACGCCGTTTGGGGACAAGACCGATGCGCTCGTGCAGACGGTGACCGAACAAGCAGACACGGAGCGTGCCTACCGAAAGGCGGTTCAGGATGCGACCGCCGCCGCAGGGGACCTCACGAAAAAGCGCATCTCTCCCGAGCGTGGGCAAGAGATTGCCGAGCAGATTGATGCGATCCTACCGCTGTACCGCTCGCTCTATGGGAAGCAGACCCTTCTCGAATCGCCTGAAATCACGGCCACGGCCCCGGCGCTGACGATCAATCAGAAGCTTGCGCTGGCGACACGGCTACACGCACTGGGGGCTTATGCCTCGGCACGCCGCAGTGAAGCGATTTTGGAGGCGGTTCAAGAGCGGAAGGCCGCCGTTGACGCGATTCACGTAGACGACGCGGGACGCGTACCGCCGGATCTGGCGCAGCAGCACCCGGACCATCCGGCCGTGGAGGAAACCATTCATCACCTGATGGAAGCCGATATCTCCTTCTGGACGCCGTTCTGGAGGATCCATGCAATCCATGATGCTCTTGATTCCTTCAGCGACCATATTGAGGACGGCCTGCTTGATGCACGGGGAGCACACCTTGCGAATAGGAAAGCTATGTCCGTGGTATTTTACGCGGGCACGGTGCCGAGCGCCATAGGGCTCATATTGGCTCCTTTTGAGCCTCTTGCCATCGCGCTGGTTTTGCTCGGCATCGCAATATATTCACTCAACGGGCTGGATATCAAACACGCCTGGTCTGCAAAGCGCCATATTGAACGTGGAGACCGTGCCCGGGAGCAAGGAAATCTTGCTGAAGCGGCGAATCACTACCACCAAAGCATAGCCCTGGATAAACAGGCGAAGACATGGCAGGAGCTTACCGATCTCGACTCACTAATCTACGCGGGCGTACACTCATTTAGAAATAGGACAGGGTATACTGATGAATATTGTTTAAATACGCTGGCTGCGTCTCCCTACATACAATGGCGATATGAGACAGAGGACAAGGTCCGTTCGTCGCCTGCAGTCGCTGGGGGAACCGTGTTCGTCGGAAGTGACGACGGCTCGGTGTACGCCCTGGAGGCACGAACGGGGGAACTGCAGTGGCGATATGAGACAGGGAGTTGGGTCCGTTCGTCGCCTGCAGTCGCCGGGGAAACCATGTTCGTCGGGTGCAATGACGGCTCAGTGTACGCCCTGGAGGCGCTCACGGGGGAACTGCGGTGGCGGTATGAGACAGAGGATTCGGTCTTTTCGTCGCCTGCAGTCGCCGGGGGAACCGTGTTCGTCGGGTGCAATGACGGCTCAGTGTACGCCCTGGAGGCGCTCACGGGGGAACTGCAGTGGCGATATGAGACAGAGGATTCGGTCTTTTCGTCGCCTGCAGTCGCTGGGGGAACCGTGTTCGTCGGAAGTGACGACGGCTCGGTGTACGCCCTGGAGGCACGAACGGGGGAACTGCAGTGGCGATATGAGACAGGGAGTTGGGTCCGTTCGTCGCCTGCAGTCGCCGGGGAAACCATGTTCGTCGGGTGCAATGACGGCTCAGTGTACGCCCTGGAGGCGCTCACGGGGGAACTGCGGTGGCGGTATGAGACAGAGGATTCGGTCTTTTCGTCGCCTGCAGTCGCCGGGGGAACCGTGTTCGTCGGGTGCAATGACGGCTCAGTGTACGCCCTGGAGGCGCTCACGGGGGAACTGCAGTGGCGATATGAGACAGGGAGTTGGGTCCGTTCGTCGCCTGCAGTCGCCGGGGGAACCGTGTTCGTCGGGAGTGATGACGGCTCGGTGTACGCCCTGGAGGCGCCCACGGGCGAACTGCAGTGGCGATATGAGATAGGGAGTTGGGTCTTTTCGTCGCCTGCAGTCGCCGGGGGAACCGTGTTTGTCGAGTGCAACGACGGCTCGGTGTACGCGCTCGGTGGGCCCTAACTATTTTTTCGTGTTTTTTGAATCAGTTGCTTTATCTGTATGCAACTCACAACATACCGTACCACCCTTCAGTCCCTCCTCACTGACCACCACGCTTTTGCCGAGTCGGCTGGCGTTTCCACAAAATCGGTTGAAGCCCTTCAGGAGCAACTCCGTCACGGAGAGCTCAGCGTCGCCGTCGTTGGGGAAATCAACCGGGGGAAGTCCACCTTCCTGAACGCGCTCATGGGCGAGACGGTCTTCCCCTCCCGTGCCATGATCTGCACAGCGGGCGTCACCGTGCTCGACCACGGCGAGACGCCACGGGCCGAGGTGCTCTACCGCGACGGGGCGTCCGATGAAATGGACCTCTCGGACACCGCTCCAGCGAAGGCCCTCAAAGCCGTCGTGTCGCGTTCCAACAAAGACGTGCAAGACATCGAGGTCACGCGCGTGTGGTACCCCAACCCGTTTACCGGCAACGGCATCGTGCTGGTCGACACGCCCGGCGTGAACGACCCCGACCACTGGCGCGAGGACATCACGTACTCGTACCTTGCGGAAGCCGATGCGGTCATCATGCTGCTCGACCCCATGCAGCCGCTCTCGGCCTCGGAGGTCGAGTTTCTGGACACCAAGATCCTGGAACGCAGCATCGCCAACCTGATCTTTGTGGTGAACAAGATCGACGACGTGCCCGCGTCGGACCGCGAAGACGCGCTGCGGCGGATCGAGTCGATGCTGGCAGAGCACGTGCCCAACCCCACCATCTACCCCGTGGCCGCCAAGCCCGCGCTCCAAGCAAAGCAGTCGGGCCGCACGGCGGATCTGAAAGGCACCGGTCTGCCCGCGTTCGAGGAGGGACTGCTGGAGTTTCTGGCCAAAGGACGCGGCGGCATGCTCCTTCAAACCAAAGTTCAGAAAGGCCAGCGGCACCTTGGGCACATTCAAGACACCATCCAGCAGCGTCGGGCGGCGCTGGATGAAGAGAAAGGCGTGGTGGAACAGCGCCTCCAAACGGCCCAGAGTCAGTTGGACGCCTTGCAGCAGAAGCGCAACGACCTCGAAGCCGAACTGGGCACGCGCCAGAAGCAGATTGCCCGGCGGCTCAACGGCGTCATCCGCGAGCGCGCCGACTACCTGAACGGCTCGCTGAAGTCGGCCATTGCCAACGAAGCAAGCACATCGGCCCTGCGCGAACGGGCGCTGCGGTTTCAGCGCGACAGCGTTTCGGCCCTGCGCGACGCCACGGAGAACGCTTTTGAGGACTTGCTGGATACCTACGACGCCACCTCCGCCGAACTGGCAGGCGAGGTGCGCGACGTGCTGCAGAACCTGAGCCGCGAAGCCGCCAACCGCGCACAAACGCTCCAGGTGGAACAGACGCGGCGTGGGCCGACGCGACAAGAACTGGAAGATCGCCGCGCCGGAGCCGCCGTCGGGGGCGGACTGGGCGCACTCGCAGGCATCGCGGGAGCAACCGGGGGCGTGCTCGGAGCCATCGGCGCAGGAATTCTCACCGGCGGCATTGGCCTCCTCATCGGAGCCGGAGCCGCGGCGCTGCTCAGCGACGGCGGGCGATCAGAACCCGACTCGCGTTACATCGACGCCGGCACGATTGCCAGCAACCGGCAGGCCCTCAACGCCCTGGATGCGTTCGTCGACCGGCTGCGCTCCACGACCGACTCGGTGAGCCAGGGCATTGTGGCATCGGCAAAGGAAACGATTCTCGCGCCCATCGACCAAAGCATGGCCCAGCAGCGGCAGTTGATCCGCCAGATCCGCGAGGACCTCCAGCAAACCGCCGCCGATCAGCAGGCCCTCCGCGACACGCTGGCCGAGCAGGACGAACAGGCCGCAGCCCTGCAGTCGCGATACAAACGTCTAATGGAGGAAATTGAGGCGATGGCAGCATAAGATTGAATATTTTCAAGACATATCAAGACGCATCGCTCAGTACATCTGCGTCTGAAGATCACATTGGCAGTTCGGCTGGCAGAACGCAAAGCTCGCCAACGTTTTCACGCAGCGACCAATCGCCTGCTGTTCTTCCGAGCATCGAACAGCTTCGAGAGGTGCTTCAAAACCTCAAAGAAATGCGGGAAAATGGTGTACTTTCAGAGAAACAAATAAAGCGAAGCAAGCAGCGAGCCCTTGCGAACTTTGCAGAGAAATCTAACGACGATGATGAAGCAATCATGCAAGGATTGCATCAATTGCAATATGAAGGATATCTAAATGCGACCGATGTACAAACCGCAAAGAGTATTCTCTGACCAACTCACACTCGCAACACTAAGCGGCGTCTGAAAACTCGATTTCTCGGAGCCAGCACCGCGCTGTCGATTGGGGATCGATTCAATGTTAAGTTATAACACGAACGGACCTGTAGCTGGAGACTGAAAATCGCCGGCATCGATGCCTTCGATACGACAGCCATCCACACGAACACAGGTTGCAGGTCGCACGGTTAAGGCGTACGTTATCTGTTGAGATTTACGCATACATTCTGTTCTCATCTCCGCTACGAGGGTGCTCATGATTCAAGAGCTCTACTGCAAGAACTTCAAGATCTTTCGCACAGCCACAACGGTGCCGCTTCATCGGCTCACGGTGGTGACTGGACCGAACAATTCGGGCAAGAGCACCATCATCGACCTGTTCCGCCTTCTCGATACCGACGAGGCACATGAGGGCCGTCTTCTGTACAGCCTTAACTTTGGCTCGGGCGACCACCGCCTGCGGACGTTCCCTGAGCTTTTAAACGATCCCGATGCGGCGCTGGAGGTTGGCCTCAAGGCTTTCGTGAGGGCATCGCTGGACGATCTTCAATATTGCGATGGACGTGGCGAAACAGACCGTTACTTCAGTTTTGCGTTGTCCGATGATGTTCAGGTGCGTTCACGGTTTGAGAACGTTGAGGAACGCGCCTTTTTGAAGCATCGAACCATTTCTTTGCACCCGCCTGAGGCTTCAGCATCACAGCGCGTCTTTCGCGAAACTCATGCGTTGACCGACCCCAATCCTCCTCCCACGAAGCCTACCGGCAACTCTCGGGCTGACCGCAGCGCTACGACAGATCCAGAGGCTCCGAGCGACCGTGAATCTGCCGAAGCCATGTCCGACCTTTCCGAACATTTTCCGCCGCCCCCTACGTTTGCTACCGTAAGCTTTGGCGTCGATCAGGGCGAAGGGTTTATTCGAGAGGGCATGAAACCGCCCGGGCTAAACCGGACCATGGCACGAAAAGCCCATGGTGCAGCGGCGCCCAACATTCTACGAAACCATTATCATCACAAGGACCGCACCACCACCTGGGAGATTGAGCCTGCACTTTTTGAAATGGCCTTGGCGGTTCTCAATCATTGCTCGATCATCAAACCAGAAGGCTCTGCGCGCTTCTCAAGCGACGAAATACAAGGCGTTTGCGAACGTCCTTCGAGTATTCCAGCTCCTTTTTACGTTCCCGCACGCGGCCGCCGTGCCTTCCCGGTGCGTTCTATTCTCCCCTACATTGGCGACGACACGGTAGCGAAGGTTATCGATCGCAATGAAGTGCCTGATTGGGTCTCGCCTCATCATCGTGACGCATGGGCGAGCGCCTTTGAGGAAGTTATCGGTCCGCTGATCGAGCAAATTGATTTGGGACTGACCTTGAATGCGCTGCATATTCCCACCTATAGGGGCCGCCCGAAGCGATTTTACGGCCCCAACGATGCCCTAACGCCACTACTGCAACGCTTCCAAACGTTTGAGATCAAGGCAGAGGAAATGGAAGGCGATGCGAAAGCGGAATACATCGACAAGTGGCTTGCAGCTTTCGAGCTTGGCTCGTCTTTTCACGTCGATACCGTTGGCCCCGATTTGTATGAAGCATACGTCATACGCGACGGCGAAAAGCGTTATCTTGCAGACCTTGGCGCTGGATCAGCACAGCTTTTGCCCCTCATCATCAATTTTGCGACTCAACAGGCGTCGCTCGTCATTGTCGAGGAACCTGAAGCCAACCTCCATCCCAACTTGCAGGCGCAGCTCGCAGACTTCTTCGTCGAAATGGTAGACCGCGGCATTCAGGTCGTCGTCGAAACCCACAGTGAGTACCTGACACGCCGCCTCCAATACCTTGTGGCACGCGGCGCGTGCCCGCCCGAGCACACAGGCATTCTCTACCTTCGCGGCGAACAAGATGGAGAAACCGATAACATTGAAGAAACACCGAAGATTAAAGAGATTACCATCGATACCCACGGGCAACTAAGTCAGCCGTTGGGACCGGGCTTTTTCGACAAAGCCACCGACTTGATGATGGATCTTTTCAAGTACGGACAAGAAAACTAAACGCCTCTCGGCTTTTTGCCTCAAGACATCAAACGCAAACAGCCCGCATTGTCTACAGACGTGCATCGTTCACTGGCCATTCACCACTTCTATCCGTGCACATGCGTCCCTCTCGCTTTCTAACTGCGTATGTCGATCTCCCATTCATCGAGAAGCTGATGCAAAACAAACCCGAGCCCATGGCCGATCCGCTCGATGACGAGCCGGAGGTCTGGCAGAGCGTGTTTCGCTTTCTTCAGCGCAACGCGCGGCTCGTTGTGGATGTCGATCAAGAGACCTTACAGCGCCGCCCGCCCCTTCAGGGGTTTTTATTTCAAACCGGGCAGGTGCGGCACGTCGAGGCACGCCCTGGAGTGACGCAAACATTTACCGATCCTGCGAATCTTCCTGTGGATGATCCATACACGCTCTTTCTGTTCGAAAACCAAGAGATTCCTGTGGAAGATCTCCGCGAGCAAACGGGGCTCTTGTTTCTTCGGTACGATGATCTGGGACAAAACTGGCTCCGGCTGTTCCAGCATCACAACATCGATGTTGGGCCAGAAGCTAACAACCGCTTCCAATGGGCCCACCTTCAGCAGCACGGGTGCCCGCTGAATGCACTGGTTGTAGCCGACAAATACGCTTACAGCCAGTTTACCGACGACACGTTCGAAGAGAACCTTGGGGCGCTACTGCTGGCCCTCTTGCCCGAGCAAATTAGCGATCCTGTTCATATTACGCTCATCACCGACTTGTGGACTGCGTATGAGCAAAAGAGCATCAGTCCCAATGAGATCTACGACCGCATCGAACACCATCTCCACACCGCCCGCCCGCAGCTCGACGCAAAAGTGACCGTATCAGGGTATGAGCACGGAACCGGACACAAGGATCGATTCATCATCACCAACTATGCGCTGTTTTCTAGCAACGACTCCTTTGCATTTTTTCGAAACGGAACCCTCAACAAAGAAACGTTCCTCCACCATCTGCCCTTAAGCGTAAACGGTTCGAAAGCCCAGCGGCGACTGGAGCGTCTTGCAGCCATCAGCAGTGATCCGCCCCAATATCCGCGGGCCGACCGAGACCAGCCGTTGCTCTTGGGTAGTGGATTTGGAATCAATCGGCTGTTGGATACGGTCGCCTCATCGTCTTAAAAACCGGCAGATGGATGTCATAGACGCCTCATCCACAAGGTTTTTGAAACAGTAGTCTTAGCGGAACGTCGGCCGGACTGTCGGGTGGGCATTTATGCTTTCGTCTGCCTGCCCCACCGCCCCCGCCCCGATGCCCGCTCGTGCTCCCACCCGTCCGCTGCAAGCCACCGCCGCCGCGCCGGCGTCCATCGGCAATGTGGCGGTGGGCTACGATGTGTTGGGGCAGGTGCTCGCCATTGGCGTGCACGACCGCGTGACCGTCCGGCGCACGGAGCGCCCCGGCGTGCGCATCGAGGCTATTACCGGCGCCACGGGCCTGCCCACCGATCCAGCACACAACACGGCGACGGCAGGCTTGCTTGATCTCTGCGCGGCCCGCGACCTGCCGCACGGGCTCGCCGTCTCCATCGATAAAGGCATTCCCCTGAGTGCCGGCCTGGGCGGGTCGGCGGCCTCGGCGGTGGCGGGGGTCTGGGCTGCGGGCGCGCTCCTCGATCCGCCGCTGTCTCGCGACGAGGCGTTTCGCTACGCCCTGGCCGGCGAAGCGGTGGCGAGCGGCGACTGGCACCCGGACAACGTGGCGCCGGCGCTCTACGGCGGCCTCGTCTTGACGCGCGACATGGAGCGTCCTGATGTGCTGCGCTTGCCGGTGCCCGACGGGCTGAGCTGCGTGGTGGCCCATCCCACCCTAACCATTAACACCCGCGATGCCCGCGCCTGCGTGCCGCCTACCGTGCCCATTCGCACGGCGACGCAACAAATGGCCGACCTGGGCGGCCTTGTGGCGGGCTGCTACACCAACGATCTACCGCTCGTGGGCCGCGCACTGCGCGACGGGCTCGCCGAACCGCACCGGGAGCGCCTGCTCCCCGGATTTGCCGCCATCAAGCAGGCGGCGCTACAGGCGGGCGCGCTGGGCGGGTCGTTTGCTGGAGCGGGCCCCACGATGTTTATGTGGTGCCCGGCCGCGGCGGCCGCGGATGTTGCTGCGGCGTTGCAAGGTGCCATGACGGCCGCAGGCTACGCGGTGTCGACGTGGACCTCAGCGGTGGACGGGCCCGGCGTGCGCTGCGTCGCGTCGCCTGCCGATTGATCTATGCAGCCAGGGCCTCGTTGGAGACCAACGTTCCGCCGCGCAGCTTGAGCGTGCGCTGCGTGCGGGCGGCGAGGTCGAGGTTGTGCGTCACCAGCACGAGCGTGGTGCCTGCGTTCCGGTTTAGGTCGAACAGCAACCCCTCAATCGTCTCGGCGGTCTCCACGTCGAGGTTGCCGGTGGGCTCGTCGGCAAAGAGAAGCCGAGGTTCGTTGATGAACGCCCGCGCCATCGACACCCGCTGACGCTCGCCGCCCGACAGCTGGCTGGGGTAGTGATCGAGCCGGTCGCCCAAACCTACCTGATCGAGCAGCTCCGTGGCCCGCGCCTTGATGCCCGTGGTACCGCGCAGCTCGGCCGGCACCATCACGTTCTCCAGGGCGGTAAGCGTGGGCAACAGCCGAAACGTTTGGAAGACAAACCCCACGTGCTCGTTGCGCACCGCCGCCCGCTCGTCCTCATCCAGCGGTCCCAGGTCGATGCCGTTGATGGCCACGCGCCCCGCGGTGGGCGCATCGAGGCCCGCGCACAATCCCAGCAGGGTTGTCTTTCCGCTGCCCGATGGCCCCACGATGGCGCACGTCTCGCCCGCGGCCACATCGAAGGTTACATCATCAAGCACCGTGAGCGTGCGCCCGGCACTCTGAAACGATTTCGTGAGATGCGCTACGTGAAGGACGGGGGACTCGGCCATGCCGCGTATGGGGAAACTTCGGAAAACAATCAGCGGTTGGGCTCCTCTGTGCGTTTTGCTCAAGCAGCCGGTGTCTATGATTCCACGCGCCCTATACCTGTGTATTGCGGTTACGGTTCTTGCCCTCGCGGGCTGCGGACTGGATCGTTCCAATCCGTCGTCGACTAACGACACAACGACACGCGCAACGGAGGGCGCTCCATCGTCGCCTAGCACCGCCGCGTCATCCCCTGTGCAACAGCCGCGCCCGCCGGCCGACAGCAGCGCCCTGCAGGTGCTGGTGCTAGGCAACAGCATCGCTGCCGGCTACGGCCTTCCGCGCCCCTCCGAGCAGTCCTTTCCGGCACGCCTGCAGCAGCGCGTCGACTCGCTGGGCTGGGACGTCACGATTCGGAACGCGGGCCTCAGCGGCGAAACCACCGCCGGCGGGCTGCGGCGCATCGGGTGGCTGCTGAAAAAACCTGTGGACGTGCTTCTCCTGGAGCTGGGCGGCAACGACGGCCTCCGCGGGGTTGACCTAACAAGCACGAAGGAAAACTTGCGGGCCATCATCGACACCACCCGCGCGGCCTACCCCGACGCGCGCGTCCTCCTGGCCGGCATGCAAATTCCGCCGAACCTGGGCCCCTCCTACACGCAGCGCTTTAAGGCGCTTTACCCCGAGGTAGCCGCCTCTCGAAAGGGCGTCACGCTCATTCCGTTCATCCTGAAAGGCGTGGGCGGCGTCGATGCCTACATGCAGCCGGATGGCATCCACCCCAACGCGGCCGGGCACCGCCGCATTGCCAACACCGTGTGGCCCTACCTGCGCCCCGTGCTGCAAGAGCTGCGTGCCCAACCCACCCCTGCCTAACCTTCTGATCTGCTTCTTTCTTGTCCATGATTGATCTTGGCATCTGGCTTCCCATCTTTGGCGGCTGGCTCCGCAACGTCCCCGACGAAGCCATGGAGCCGACCTTCGCCTACAACCGCCGGGTGGCCGAAGCTGCCGACGCGGCGGGCTTCTCGACCATGCTCATCGCCGAGCTGAACCTGAACGACATCAAGGGGATCGACGCGCCGAGCCTGGAGTGCTGGACCACCGCGGCTGCGCTCGCCCCCCTAACCCAACGCATCCGCATCATGGCGGCGCTGCGGCCCGGCTTTCGCCAACCGGCCGTGGTCGCCAAGATGGCCGCCAATATCGACCGGATGTCCGGCGGCCGCTTCGAAATCAACCTCGTCTCGGGCTGGTGGGAGGAGGAGATGAAGATGTACGCCGGACAGTGGCTGGGCCACGACACGCGCTATCAGCGGTCATCCGAGTTTCTGGAGATCATGAAAGGCGGCTGGACCCGCGACGGCTTCTCCCTTGACGGCGAGTTTTATACGACGGAGGGGCTGGTGCTGGAGCCGAAGCCCGT comes from Salisaeta longa DSM 21114 and encodes:
- a CDS encoding arylesterase, giving the protein MIPRALYLCIAVTVLALAGCGLDRSNPSSTNDTTTRATEGAPSSPSTAASSPVQQPRPPADSSALQVLVLGNSIAAGYGLPRPSEQSFPARLQQRVDSLGWDVTIRNAGLSGETTAGGLRRIGWLLKKPVDVLLLELGGNDGLRGVDLTSTKENLRAIIDTTRAAYPDARVLLAGMQIPPNLGPSYTQRFKALYPEVAASRKGVTLIPFILKGVGGVDAYMQPDGIHPNAAGHRRIANTVWPYLRPVLQELRAQPTPA